From the genome of Croceibacterium atlanticum:
TCGGTTCCCGATGGCAGGCGCAAGCTTGTCGAGGAAATAGTTGGCCTTGACGATAGTGCCATCGGCGCGGCCATTCTGGACCATCATCTGTTCAATATACTCACGTGCTACTGCCTCGAAAGTCTGTGCAGAAAGGAACTCTGCGCGGATTTTCTGCTTCCGCTTCTCAAAAGCCGGGTCGCCCCCTGAAGCAACTGCTCGTCGTGCCTCGTAGGCCACGTCTCGCGCTTGCTTGAGGCTGATGTCGGGATAGCTGCCGATGCAGAGCTTCTTTTGCGCACCGCCGATCCGGTATCGGAATCGCCAAAGTTTGCCGCCGGTGGGCGTGACCTCAACATATAGGCCGCGCTCATCGGTTACCTTGTACGGCTTGTCCTTGGGCTTGAGAGCGCGGAGGCGAGTATCTGTCAGCGGCATGTGGGGGCCTTTTCATCTGGGCCTTTGCGAAACGGCCTCAAAAGGCCCACAAAAGTGTCTGGAACCCCCGAGAACAGGCGGGACGATCCGGAACGATCCAAGGGCCAAATCCCTAGGATTTCTGCGGGTTTTATAGATTATTTGGGAGAACGTGAGAAGAACAAATGGTGCCCAGAAGAGGACTCGAACCTCCACGGGGTTGCCCCCGCCGCCACCTGAAGACGGTGCGTCTACCAATTCCGCCATCTGGGCACCTGATGCGGAAGGAACGTTGGCGTCCATCCGCTGGGTAGGGGCGGGCCGATAGCCAACGGCGACAGGCCTGTCAACGAGAACTAGCACAGTCAGTGACGGCTTGCGGCGAGAGGCGCCTTGCGGCATGGCCGCCCTGTAACGCAAAGCTCGCAGCACAAGGCTGGGTTGGACGAATAAATGGCTCATCTCGAACCGCTTGAAGACAAGCTGGTGGTGCTTATCGGTGGCGCCGGCTTCCTCGGATCACTCGTGGCGCAGGAATTGCTGCAGCGCGATGCACGTCTGAGAATCGCCGATCACGCGCCGGAAAAGGCGTTTCATCTCAAGCCGCTGGCCAATCTCGGCCAGATGCAGTTCATGCGCTGCAGCGTCACCCACCGCGCCAGCATGGAAGCAGCGATCCGCGATGCGGACGCCGTCGTCTATCTGGTTGGCACATTCGGCGCCCATCAGAAGGAATTGCAGGCCGAAGGCGCGGGACTTGCCGCCGAAATCGCCGCACAGCAGGGCGTGGAAGCTTTCGCCTATGTTTCCGCCATCGGCGCCGATGCCGAATCGGAAAGCGGCTACGCCAGCACCAAGGGGCTGGGCGAAAAGCTGGTGCTCGACGCTTTCCCGAAGGCAAGCATCCTGCGGCCTTCCGTTCTGTTTGGCGAGAACGACAAGTTCATCAATCTGTTCGCTGGCCTGGTGCGCGCAATGCCGGTGGTGCCGGTATTCGCACCGGAAGCAAAGCTGCAGCCGCTCTGGGTGGACGATGCCGCGGAAGCGATCGTCAGCGCCTTGTCCGATCC
Proteins encoded in this window:
- a CDS encoding tyrosine-type recombinase/integrase: MPLTDTRLRALKPKDKPYKVTDERGLYVEVTPTGGKLWRFRYRIGGAQKKLCIGSYPDISLKQARDVAYEARRAVASGGDPAFEKRKQKIRAEFLSAQTFEAVAREYIEQMMVQNGRADGTIVKANYFLDKLAPAIGNRPISEIEPFEVLAPLKRLEATGKHETAKKCRSFAGRVFRYGVATTRCKSDPTSMLKGALVTPRATHYAAILEPTELGGLLRAIDCPSSEHLAQLAA
- a CDS encoding complex I NDUFA9 subunit family protein, producing the protein MAHLEPLEDKLVVLIGGAGFLGSLVAQELLQRDARLRIADHAPEKAFHLKPLANLGQMQFMRCSVTHRASMEAAIRDADAVVYLVGTFGAHQKELQAEGAGLAAEIAAQQGVEAFAYVSAIGADAESESGYASTKGLGEKLVLDAFPKASILRPSVLFGENDKFINLFAGLVRAMPVVPVFAPEAKLQPLWVDDAAEAIVSALSDPGKHGGRTFEIAGPEVLTMNELLHDIARTQERKRILAPVPDGLASLFASLPGTPLNSDQWNLLKQGSVASGELPGLKQLGVSPRPLELFLDRWMLRYRKHGRFTEAAETA